The following proteins come from a genomic window of Prionailurus viverrinus isolate Anna chromosome D1, UM_Priviv_1.0, whole genome shotgun sequence:
- the LOC125177172 gene encoding olfactory receptor 51A4 produces the protein MMSIINTSDVEITTFFLVGMPGLEYAHIWISIPICSMYIFAILGNCTILLVIKTEPSLHEPMYYFLSMLAMSDMGLSFSSLPTMWRIFLFNAPEISANACFAQEFFIHGFAAVESSVLLIMSFDRFLAIHSPLRYRSILTPIRVVKIGIVISLKSVLLVLPFPFTLRSLKYCNKSQLSHSYCLHQDVMKLACSDNRIDVIYGFFGVLWVMVDFMLIAVSYFLILKTVLGIASRKEQLKALNTCVSHICAVIIFYLPIINLSIVHRFVRHVSPLFNVLMANVLLLVPPMMNPIVYCVKRDRLE, from the coding sequence ATGATGTCCATTATTAATACATCGGATGTTGAAATCACCACCTTCTTCTTGGTTGGGATGCCAGGGCTGGAATATGCACACATCTGGATCTCTATCCCCATATGTAGCATGTATATTTTTGCTATTCTGGGAAACTGCACCATCCTTTTGGTCATCAAGACAGAGCCCTCTTTGCATGAGCCCATGTACTACTTCCTTTCCATGTTAGCCATGTCTGACATGGGCCTGTCCTTCTCTTCTCTACCCACCATGTGGAGGATCTTCTTATTCAATGCCCCTGAAATTTCTGCCAATGCCTGCTTTGCCCAAGAATTCTTCATCCATGGATTTGCAGCAGTGGAATCTTCAGTGCTCTTGATCATGTCGTTTGACCGCTTCCTAGCCATCCACAGCCCTCTGAGATACAGATCCATTCTTACTCCTATCAGAGTTGTCAAAATAGGAATAGTGATATCCCTTAAGAGTGTCCTCCTAGTGCTACCCTTCCCCTTCACTTTgagaagtttgaaatattgtaatAAAAGCCAATTATCCCATTCCTACTGTCTCCACCAGGATGTCATGAAGTTGGCCTGCTCTGACAACCGAATTgatgtcatatatggcttttttggAGTACTGTGGGTTATGGTAGACTTTATGCTTATTGCTGTGTCTTACTTCCTGATCCTCAAGACTGTGCTGGGAATTGCATCCCGAAAGGAGCAGCTCAAGGCCCTCAATACTTGTGTTTCACACATCTGTGCAGTGATCATCTTCTATCTGCCCATCATTAACCTTTCCATTGTCCATCGGTTTGTCCGACATGTCTCCCCTCTCTTCAATGTTCTCATGGCAAATGTTCTTTTACTTGTGCCTCCAATGATGAATCCCATTGTGTACTGTGTGAAACGAGACAGATTAGAGTAA